The Bacillaceae bacterium IKA-2 DNA window AAAAGAAATTATGTCTGTATGTGACCGATGTACAGTAATTCGGCGTGGAAAAGGGATTGGAACAGTTGAAGTGAAAGAAACAAACCCGGATGGACTAGCAGCGATGATGGTTGGTCGAGAGGTGAACTTTACAGTAGAGCGCAAAAAAGCGCAGCCAAAAGAAGTTGTTTTGAAAGTTAACAATTTAGTTGTCAAAGATGCCAGAAAAGTGCCAATCATAAATAGTCTTAATTTAGAAGTGAAGGCCGGAGAAATTTTAGGGATTGCCGGAGTAGATGGAAATGGTCAGTCAGAATTAATTGAAGCCATTACAGGCCTAAGAAAAATTGAAAGCGGTACAATAACCTTAAATGACAAAAATTTAGCGATGCTAAAGACCAGAAAGGTTACCGAATCAGGGATCGCGCACATTCCCCAAGATCGTCACAAGCACGGTCTGATCCTCGACTTTTCTGTAGCAGAAAATATCGTTTTACAGACATATTATCAAAAGCCTTATTCAAAAAATAAAATAATGAATTTTCAATCCATTTTTAAAAAGTCAAGAAACCTTATTGAGGAATTTGATGTACGAACTCCTAGTGAACACACAATTGCTCGTGCACTGTCTGGTGGAAACCAACAAAAGGTGATTATCGCAAGAGAGATAGATCGTTCACCTGATCTGCTTATTGCTGCTCAGCCAACACGAGGTTTAGACGTAGGTGCAATTGAATTTATTCATCGGAAACTTATTGAAGAGAGAGATAAAGGACGAGCTATATTACTGATATCTCTAGAATTGGACGAGATCCTCAATATTAGTGATCGTATTGCTGTTATTTATGAAGGGAAAATAGTTGCGATTCTTGACCCAAGTGAAACAGAAGAAAAAGAAATTGGTCTTCTTATGGCTGGTGGTACGAGTAAGAGAGTAGGTGGAGCCAATGATTCATAAATGGTTCAATAGAGGAAAGATAACTAATATCCTCATCCCTGTAATTGCTGTATTTTTAGGTATTTTGGTTGGAGCAATAATTATGTTAGTTACTGGTCAAAATCCAATTGTAGGTTATGGAGCTCTTATCTCTGGAGTTTTTGGAGACATTTATTATGTGGGTGAAATGTTTCGCATGATGACACCTTTAATCTTAGCTGGTTTAGCTGTAGCTTTTGCGTTTCGCACTGGTTTATTTAATATTGGAGTAGAGGGACAGTTAATCGTTGGTTGGCTAGCTAGCGTTACAGTTGGGATTTTAATTGATGCGCCTATGTATATTCATTTACCATTGGCAATTTTTGCAGGTGGACTTGCAGGTGCATTATGGGGCTTTATACCAGGAATACTTAAAGCTAAGTTTTTTGTACATGAAGTTATCGTAACAATTATGTTAAATTATGTTGCTTTACACATAGCTAATTTTTTAATTCGTTCATATTTGCTTGCTCCTGGAGAACGAACGGAAAAAATTCAAGTAACAGCTTCCCTTGCTTCACCATTTTTACAATCAATGACCGATTACTCAAGGCTTCACTACGGTTTTTTAATTGCAATATTAGGTTGTTTTATTCTATGGTTTATATTATGGAAAACAACGTTAGGCTATGAACTGCGAGCTGTAGGCTATAATAAACATGCTTCGGATTATGCGGGGATTAATGTTAAGCGAAACATTGTTCTTGCAATGGTTATTTCAGGTAGTTTCGCTGGTGTAGCTGGTGCTATGGAAGGTTTAGGTACTTACGGATACATGTCCATATTAGCTGGGTTTACTGGTACTGGATTTGACGGAATTGCCGTAGCGCTTTTAGGTGCTAACACAGCTATTGGTGTCGTTCTAGCTGCTACATTATTTGGAGCATTAAAGGTAGGGGCACCAAACATGCAATCCCAAGCAGGTGTTCCACCTGAACTTGTAGAAATTGTTATCGCCTTAATAATTTTCTTCGTAGCATCAAGTTACTTAATTCGATGGGTTATTAATCGTCTTCAAAAGGAGGACAAATAAATGGATGTTATGCAAATACTTGCCCTAGTTATACCAGCAGCCATTTTCTCGGCATCACCGTTAATTTTAACCGGACTCGGAGGTCTTTTCAGTGAAAGATCTGGTGTTGTAAATATCGGATTAGAAGGTTTAATGGTTATAGGCGCGTTTACAGGTATTGTTTCAACCCTTTATTTTGAAGGTTTAGGTTTAGGCGGAATTTCTCCTTGGATTGGTTTAATAGTAGCAATTCTTTCTGGAGCAATCTTTTCGTTGTTTCATGCAGTTGCGTCTATTACGCTAAAAGCTGATCAAATAGTAAGTGGTGTGGCGTTAAACTTTTTAGCTATTGGTTTATCTGTGTTTTTAGTTAAAATCATTTTCCAAAAAGGTCAAACTGATTATGTTCAAGTTCCATTTGTTCGTTTTAACGTACCTTTTTTAAGTGATATTCCTTTAATTGGACCAATGTTCTTTCAAAAAGCATATATGACTTCATATTTAGCAATATTGTTAGCATTTATTGTTTGGTATATCATCTATTATTCACCGTTTGGACTTCGCCTTCGTTCTGTAGGTGAGCACCCAATGGCTGCAGATACGATGGGGATAAATGTAAATCGTATGAGATATATTGCTGTTATGCTTAGTGGAGCTTTTGCAGGAGCAGGCGGTGCAATCTTTGCAATTACTACGTCACAAAATTTTGCAGGTAACACGATTGCTGGACAAGGTTTTATGGCTTTAGCCGCATTGATTTTTGGTAAATGGCATCCAATGGGAGTGCTCGCCGCGGCCTTGTTCTTTGGATTAGCGCAATCGTTAAGTATTACAGGACAACAAATACCTTTATTGCAAAACGTTCCACAAGTATACTTACTAATCGCTCCGTACGTCTTAACAATACTTGCTTTAGCAGGCTTTGTTGGTAAAGCTGAGGCACCAAAAGCAATTGGAAAACCGTATGAAAAAGGAAATAGATAAGAAAAGTGCAAGCGTCTGTCGCTTCGTGAACAAGGTGCTTATACTTTTACCTATCGGGCGGCGCCTATAAAAAGTAGATAAATAAGTAAGTATAGTAAAAGCCATAGCATTTATGGCTTTTTTTATTTTAAAATTGAATTCATTAGATTATCCTTCATATTTGTGTTTAAATAAGAAATGATATAAATTATTTTAGATAATAAAAAGGGAGCTTTTCCAAATGAAAGAACTTGATGTTTCGAAATATGAAAAAAAGATAGAATTAAGACTAATAACAAAAGAAGATTTTCAAGAAATACTGGAATTACAAAAAAGATGTTTTCGTAATATGGATCCGTGGAAGCTCGATCAACTTGAAAGTCACATCGAAATCTTCCCAGAAGGACAATTTTGTGTAGAATATGAAGGGGAAATTATCGGATCATGTTCTAGTTTAATTGTAAATTTTGATGAATATGATGATCAACATACGTGGGATGAAATCACCGATAAAGGCTACATTAGCAATCATGACCCAGAAGGCTATAATTTATATGGGATGGAAGTGATGGTTCACCCAGACTTTCGTCGTATGAAAATTGGTAGGAGACTTTATGAAGCAAGACATGAATTAGCTAGAAATTTAAATTTAAAAAGTATTATTATCGGAGGAAGGATCCCAAATTATCGTGAACATGCAGGCGAATATACACCTAGACAATATGGAGAAGCGGTTATGCTCCACAACATCTACGACCCTGTTTTAACATTCCAAGTAATGAACGGCTTTACACTAAAACGAATTAATAAAAATTATTTAGAGGACGATAGTGCTTCAATGAAATATGCAACGTTAATGGAATGGAATAACGTCGATTATCAACCAAGTACGAAACGACATTTTAAAACGTCATTTCCAGTTCGTATTTGTGTAATTCAATATAGTATGAAAAAAATTGACGCCTTTGAAGATTTTGCAAAGCAGTGTGAGTTTTACGTTGATGTAGCAGCCAGCTATGAATCTGATTTCGCTGTATTTCCGGAAATCTTTACTGCACAACTTTTATCATTTATTGAGGAAAAATCACCAAGTCAATCAATTCGTAAGCTTACAGAGTATACAGAAGAATATATATCGTTATTTACTGAACTTGCTGTAAAGTACAATGTTAATGTTATTGGTGGATCGCATTTTGTTGAAGAGGAAGGAAAAATTTACAACATTGCCTATTTATTTAGACGTGATGGTACTATTGAAAAGCAATACAAAATTCATATTACACCAAATGAACGAAAGTATTGGGGAATATCAGGTGGAGACAAGATCGAGGTCTTTGATACTGATTGTGGTAAAATTGCGATTCAAATATGCTATGATATTGAGTTTCCGGAGTTAGCTCGGATTGCAACTGACAAAGGCGCTAACATAATTTTTACCCCATTTTGTACGGATGAGAGACAAGGATTTTTGCGGGTGAAATATTGTGCTCAAGCTAGAGCAATTGAAAATCAAATTTATACAGTAATTTCTGGAACAGTCGGTAATTTATCAGAAGTAGAAAATATGGACATCCAATATGCTCAATCAGGAATTTATACCCCTTCTGATTTCACATTCCCAAGAGACGGTATTGAAGGAGAATGTGCAACGAATATCGAGACTGTCATTATTGGTGATGTTGATTTAGAACTTTTACGGAGACATCGAAAATCTGGGAATGTAACTCATTTAAAAGATCGTCGCAAAGATTTGTATCAGATTAACTATAAGCAATAATTGTATAAAAGGCGATATACCATAAAATAATTTATGGTATATCGCCTTTTACTATTTCAAAGTAAATTTAAGTAAAAAATATTAATAAAAAGTGAAAAATTTAGCGTAAAGGATGAAAGTTTCTCGAGTTACAAATTTTTAGTTAATAAGTATTGAAATTTAAGTAAAAAAACGTTGACTTTTTCATTGAATTAAACTAAAATTTTACTAAGTGATGAAAGTGCTTTCAATTAGCCGGAAGGAATTTTCATCATAATTAAAAAATCATAAGGGGGATATCAGTGTATGAAAGGTTTATCGAAAATATTTATTTTATTTTTTGCAGTTGTACTAACAATGGCGGCGTGTTCTTCTAAAGAAGAGAAAGTAACTGGAGATCAAGAGGTTGACAAAACAGATACAAAAGTTGAGTTAACTGCTTGGGCATGGAATGTTAATGTGGGTGCTTTAAATGAAGCGGCCGAGAAGTTTAAAGCTGAGTATCCAAATGTAGAATTGAAAGTAGAAGATATGGGACGTTTAGATGTTTATGACAAACTGTCGACGGGATTAGCAGCTGGGGGAATCGGTTTACCTGATATCCTTTTAGTAGAAGATGATCGTGTTCAAGGTTATTTGCAGGCATTTCCTAATGGCTTCGTTAATCTGTCAGATAAAGGCTTTGACGAAAATGCAAATTTATTTCCAAATTTTAAAAAGGAAATGGTTTCTAAAGATGGAGATTTTTACGGGTTTCCGTTTGATGCAGGTCCAGGTGGAATGTTCTATCGAACAGATATCTTTGAAGCGGCAGGTGTGAGTTCAGATGATATCGAAACTTGGGAAGATTTTTTAGTGGCTGGTAAGCAAATTAAAGAGGCGACTGGTGCTTATGCAATGCCACTTGATATGTACAAAGATGACCCTACTTATCGGATGATGTTAAACCAATTAGGCGTTTATTACTTTGATGAGGAAGGTAACATTGATCTTACTAACCCAAAAGCAGTTCAAGCAATGCAAACGTTAAAAGATTTTGCTGATGCAGACTTAATTAAAGACATTGATGGTTGGAACGGGATCGTTTCATCGACAATCGATGGTTCTGTTGCAGCCATTCCTTTTGGTGCATGGTATTACGGAACGATTACTGACCAAGCAAAGAATAGTGAAGGTAACTGGGGAGTATTTTTACTACCTGCATTTGAAAAAGGTGGAAATCGTGCATCTAACTTAGGTGGGTCAAATTGGTTGATCCCAGCTGCAAGTAAAAATATTGATGAGGCCTATGCTTTCTTAAACTTCTTCTCAACTTCAGATGAAGTTCAGTTAATGGCAATGGAAGAATTCGGTTTATTCCCATCTTTAGCATCTGTATATGAGTCAGAATTATTTATTGGTGAAGTCGACTTCTTCGGAGGGCAACCAATATGGAAAGTATTTGCTAATCAAATGGAAGATGTACCAACAGCGTACTATACAAACGACTATGCAATCGGCTTAGATGAAGCCATTAAGGCGCAAGCTGATGTGTTTAATGGTAAGGACGTAAATCAAGCTTTGGAAGAAGCAGCGAATCGCTTAGCTAGTCGAACGAAACGCGAATTAAATAACTACTAATTTCATAAAAGGGTGTCTCAAAAAGGCTGATATAACATGGGAAACCAAATATATTGTTTGAGTTTGGTAGTGGCCACTCGCCTTTATATGGGGCACTCTTGATTTTTAAAATATTAAAGAAAGTTGGAAGAGCATGAAAACGAAAAAATATATTCCATACATGTTTATTGCTCCAGCCGTTCTATTATTTTCGGTATTTATGCTATATCCGATTATTTATTCTTTAGTCTTAAGCTTTCAAACGAGTGTTGGTGGAGAAATGGCTTATAACGGAATCGATAACTATAAGCGGTTGTTTTCAGATCAAATTTTTATAAAGGCATTAAAAAATACATTTATTCTTTTAATTATTCAAGTTCCAATTATGATATCGCTAGCATTAATTTTAGCAACTTGCTTAAACTCAGCTTTATTAAAATTCAAAGGATTATTTCGAGTCGCTTTCTTTTTACCAGCGGTAACGTCGTTAGTTGCTTATTCAATTATTTTTTCTATGATTTTAATGAATGATGGTGTAATTAATCAAATAGTTACTGCGTTGGGTTTTGATCGTATTCCGTGGTTGTCGCACCCGGTTTGGGCAAAGGGAGCATTGATTATGGCAATGACATGGCGTTGGGTTGGTTATAACATGGTGATATATTTAGCCGCAATGCAAAATATTTCTGATGATATTTATGAAGCAGCAAGTATTGATGGTGCTGGAAAAGTGAGGCAGTTTTTATCAATTACTATACCGCAGCTAAAGCCAGTTATCCTATTTACAATGATTTTATCAACGATTGGAACATTGCAATTATTTGATGAGCCATTTGTTTTAACAAGAGGTGGTCCAAGTGATGAAACACTTACATTAGGAATGTACCTTTATCAAACGGGATTTAGATATTTTGATTTTGGTTATGCATCTACACTAGCCTATGTAATTGTAGTTTTAATCGCAATCATTTCATATATTCAGTTTAAAGTGACGGGTGATGAAAAATGATCAAAAAAATCGGTTTACAAAAGCTAACATTATACTTTGTCTTATTTATTGGAGCGGTCATTTCATTATTTCCATTCTATTGGGCATTTGTCGGTGCGACAAATGAAAGCGGTAGTTTGTTCTCGAAACCTCCTTCGTTAATCCCGGGAACCATGCTTGTGGAAAATGTTGTTAATTTAAACGAATCAATTGGTATTGGAAGGGTAATGTTTAACTCATTATTTGTATCAGGAGTTTATACATTTGTAAGCTTATTTGTATGTACTTTGGCGGCGTACGCTTTTGCGAAATTTGAATTTAAGGCTCGTAATCTTATTTTTGGAGTTTTCCTCCTCTCAATGATGGTTCCCTATCACGTAACAATCGTGCCCCTCTTTAAAATGATGGCAGCACTAGATTGGTTGAACTCATATAAGGCATTGATTTTACCGAATCTAGCTTATCCATTTGCGATTTTTTTAATGAGACAAAACATGGTAGCATTTCCAAATGCATTGATAGAGGCAGGGAGAATTGATGGTGCGGGAGAGTGGAGAATTTTCTTTAAAATTGTTTTACCATCAATGAAGCCAGCCTTAGCTGCAACAGCGATTTTCATATTTATGTTTCAGTGGAATAGTTTCTTGTGGCCACTAATAGCGGTTTCGTCAACTGACATGTATACATTACCGGTTGCCTTATCAAGTTTATTTGGATTATCAAGAATTGACTACGGTCAAGTAATGGCAGGAGTAACGATCGCTACGATCCCAATTATTATTTTTTTCTTATTGTTACAAAGGCACTTTATTTCTGGAATGTTAGGAAGTGCAGTTAAAGAATAAAAAGTTAAAACTAAAGGTTTCGAGTACTTCTAAAGGGGGGATAACCATGTCTATTTTTATTAATGAAGAGTCAAAAGAATTTCACCTACAAACAAGGGAAACTAGCTACATCTTTACTTTGTTGAAAAATAAACAGTTAGGCCAACTCTACTATGGAAAAAAGGTGAAACATCGCAACAGTTTTTCTCATTTGCTGCAACTGCCAAACGAGCCATTAGGTAATGCGACATTCTTGGATAAGGGTGATAATTTTTTTTCTCTAGAAGCGATTAAGCAAGAATACCCTTCATATGGAACGACGGATTTTAGAGAACCTGCTTTTCATTTACTCCAGGAAAATGGAAGTAGAGTGAGTAACTTTAAATTTCATTCATACTTTATCAGTCAGGGGAAACCGAAACTAAAAGACTTACCAGCCACATATGTTGAAAAAAATCAAGAAGCAGATACATTAACAATTGTTTTAAAAGACACGCAACTAAACGTAACACTTTATTTAGCGTATACCGTATTTCATGATGAAAACGTCATTACAAGAAATGCTAAGCTCGTTAATAATGGCGATGAAACGATTAAAATTGAAAGATTTCTAAGTGCTGTTATCGATCTTCCGGACGCTAACTACGATTTATTACATTTAGACGGTGCGTGGATCCGTGAAAGGCATGTTACAGAGCGAGCTCTTTCTAGAGGAGTTCAATATATTGATAGTAAACGAGGAACAAGTAGCTCACAACATAATCCTTTTATAGCTTTAAAAAGGAAAAGTACTACTGAGCACAGCGGTGAAGTATATGGTTTTAGCCTTGTTTATAGTGGCAACTTTCTAGCCGGAGTTGAGGTTGATCATTATGACACTTCAAGAGTTTTTATGGGTATTAATCCTTTTGATTTTAGCTGGAACTTAGAACCAAAAGAAACTTTTCAAGCTCCAGAAATAATTATGGTTTATTCAGCAAAAGGTTTAAATGGAATGAGTCAGACGTTTCATCAACTATTTGCAAAAAGACTTGTTCGTGGTAAGTGGCGTGATCAACCGAGGCCGATCCTAATTAACAATTGGGAAGCAACTTATTTTGATTTTAATGAAGAGAAATTACTTCAAATAGCAACTGCATCTAAAGAGCTTGGAATTGAATTATTTGTTTTAGATGATGGGTGGTTTCAAGGGAGAAATGACGATACAACTGCCCTTGGTGACTGGATTGTAGATAAAACAAAAATTCCTAGTGGTTTAGCTAATCTTAGTAAAAAAATTAACGAAACTGGGATTCAATTTGGCTTGTGGGTTGAACCCGAAATGGTTTCGGAAAAAAGCCAGTTATTCGAGAAACATCCTGATTGGGTATTGAGAGTAGCAGATCGGCCTCATTCACATGGGAGAAACCAATATATCCTGGATTTAACGAGAAAAGATGTCCGTCGTTATCTTACTAGATGCTTAAAGAAACTTTTTAGTAGTGCTGAAATTTCCTATGTGAAGTGGGATATGAATAGAAATATGACAGAAATAGGTTCAATGAAACTACCTGCAAATAGGCAAGGTGAAGTAGCGCATCGATATGTATTGGGTTTGTATGAAATTCTAGAAGATTTAACGAGTAGTTTTCCGGAAATACTTTTTGAGTCGTGTGCTAGTGGTGGGAATCGATTTGATCCAGGTATGCTCTACTATATGCCACAAACATGGGCAAGTGATAACACAGATGCTATCGAGCGATTGAAAATCCAATATGGTACATCGATTATTTATCCATTAGCAACAATTGGCGCACATGTTTCAAGTAGTCCAAATCATCAAACAGGAAGAAATGTTCCAATTGAAACTAAGTTTAATGTTTCCATGTTTGGTGCATTTGGTTATGAGCTAGATCCAACAAAACTTACAAATGAAGAAAAAATAATAATTAAAAAGCAAGTTTCATTTATAAAACGCAATCGTGAGGATATTTTTAATGGAACATTTTATCGGCTGCTGAGTCCGTTTACTGGGAATGATACAGCTTGGATTGTTGTAGCAAAAAACAAGCAAAGAGCGATTTTTGCTTTTATTCGAACATTAGCAAAACCTAATCCTGGTTTTGAACGCGTTTTGTTAAAAGGTCTTGATCCTGATTTTGAATATACAGTCAAAGGGCTTAATCATAAATGTTACGGTGACGAATTGATGCATATCGGTTTGTTATTACCACCATTTTATAATGGGACAATCAAACTAGAAAACTCAAACTTTGTTGGTGATTTTCAATCCATTGTTTTTGAGTTAGAAACAAACGTATAGGTGGGGAAATAAATGAATCATTTACAATCACTGTTTACAGAAATTTTTAATAAAAGTGAAAAAGAGTTACGACGATTTTTTGCGCCGGGAAGGGTCAACTTAATTGGTGAACATATTGATTACAATGGAGGTTATGTGCTTCCGTGTGCTTTGGATATTGGAACATATGCTGTTGTATCTGAAAGAGTCGATAACCAAATTAATGTTTATTCAAATAACTTTCCTGAAAAAGGAGTTGTGTCGTTTACTTTAGATGAACTTTCTTTTAAAGCGGAGCATGATTGGGCAAATTATCCTAAAGGTGTTATGAAAGACTTTTTTGATAAAGGTGTTATGACATCAGGTCTTGATATATTTTTTGAAGGTAATATTCCTAACGGTGCTGGACTTTCATCTTCAGCATCGATTGAACTTGTCACGGCAGTATTATTAAATGAAGTTTTTCAAGCAAATGAAGAGATGATTGACCTTGTGAAACTTAGTCAAAAAGTTGAAAATGAATTTATCGGTGTAAAGTGTGGAATCATGGATCAGTTTGCTGTTGGAATGGGAAAAGACCAACATGCAATTTTGTTACACTGTGACACTCTTGATTATAAATATTTACAATTAGATTTAAAAGATAGTTCAATTGTTATTGCAAATACAAACAAAAAAAGAGGTCTTGCTGACTCAGCGTATAACGAAAGGCGCACAACTTGTGAAATAGCTTTAGCAAAGATTAAAGAAAAAGTGTCGAGTGCTATCGTTACATTGGCCAATTTAACAGTAGAAGAGTTTGAACAAAGTAAAGCTTTTTTAACAGAAACAGAGCAAAAGCGAGTATTGCATGTAGTCAGTGAAAATATTCGCACAAAACAAGCTGCTTTGTCATTACAGAATGGTAATTTAAATGAATTTGGATTATTAATGAAACAATCACATGAGTCGTTACGGGATTTGTATGAAGTTACAGGAATAGAGCTAGACACGTTAGTTGAAGCTGCTTGGAAGCATAAAGGTACAATTGGAGCGCGAATGACAGGAGCTGGCTTTGGTGGTTGCACAGTAAACATAGTTAAAAATGCTGAAATTAGAGATTTTATAGAAAAAGTAGGCAATGAGTATAACGAAAAAATTGGTTATATGCCAAGTTTTTATACTGCAACTATTGGAGAAGGAGCAAAAGAGTTGACGGAGAGCGAGGTTATTTAATGATTTTAGTTTGCGGTGGCGCAGGTTATATTGGAAGTCATGCAGTTTATCGATTAATTGAAAAGGGTGAAGAGGTAGTTATTGTAGATAATTTGCAAACAGGTCACAAGAAGGCTATTCATCCAAAAGCTTACTTTTATCAAGGGGATATTAGAGACCGTAGGTTTTTAAAGTCAGTTTTTGCAAAGTATGATTTTGATACAGTCCTTCATTTTGCAGCAAATTCATTGGTTGGCGAAAGTATGGAAAATCCGCTCAAGTATTATGATAACAATGTATTTGGAACTCAAGTTTTACTTGAAATGATGAGTCAATTTCAAGTGAGTCGGATCGTCTTTTCCTCAACGGCAGCCGTTTATGGAGAGCCAAACCAATTGCCGATAACAGAAACAGTTAATACGGTTCCAACCAATACGTATGGTGAAACAAAATTAGCAATGGAAAAAATGATGAAGTGGGCAAATATAGCTCATAAGATCAGTTATATTTCGCTACGTTATTTTAATGTAGCTGGAGCTTATGGAGTTAATCTCGGTGAAGATCATGATCCAGAAACACATTTAGTTCCGTTAATATTAAAAGTTGCGTTAGGACAAAGAGAAGAAATAAGTATTTTTGGTGATGATTATGATACCCATGATGGAACATGTATTAGAGACTATATTCATGTTTTAGATTTAGTGGATGCTCATATTCTCGCTGTACAGAAGTTACGTCAAGGATCTGAACCACAAATTTACAACCTAGGAAATGGCAATGGCTTCACTGTAAAAGAAGTAATAGATGCTGCACGAAAGGTGACAAATCACCCGATCCCAGCTAGTGTGAAACAACGTCGATTAGGAGACCCGGCAAAGCTTGTGGCAGCGTCTTTTAAAGCAAAAGAAGAGCTAGGTTGGGTTCCGAAATTTCCGGATATTGAGGAAATTGTTGCTTCGGCTTGGGATTGGCACCAGAAAAATTCTCGCGGTTATGGTGGTGAATGAAATTGATAAATATTTATCAAAAAATTGACATCCTTCTGGATTATGGTGAAACACATCAGTTAATTGAAACAGAAGACCGTATTTATTCTAAAAACAAACTCCTTGCCTTATTTGATTTAGAACATTGGCATGACGTTCAAAAAAAATCAGATCCAGAATCGGAAATTTATGAAATAATGGATCAAATTCTAGATTGGGCTTTTGAGAACGGAAAAATAAAAGAGAACACAGGGACCCAAAGAGATATTCTAGACTCAATGATAATCGATTGCTTAATGCCAAGACCTTCAGAGCTAACCCGGCTTTTTGATTCCCATTTTGAAAAAAGTCCAGAAGCGGCAACTGATTTTTTCTATTCATTAAGTAAAGCTTCTAATTATATTCATATGGATCGTATAGCGAAAAA harbors:
- the galE gene encoding UDP-glucose 4-epimerase GalE; its protein translation is MILVCGGAGYIGSHAVYRLIEKGEEVVIVDNLQTGHKKAIHPKAYFYQGDIRDRRFLKSVFAKYDFDTVLHFAANSLVGESMENPLKYYDNNVFGTQVLLEMMSQFQVSRIVFSSTAAVYGEPNQLPITETVNTVPTNTYGETKLAMEKMMKWANIAHKISYISLRYFNVAGAYGVNLGEDHDPETHLVPLILKVALGQREEISIFGDDYDTHDGTCIRDYIHVLDLVDAHILAVQKLRQGSEPQIYNLGNGNGFTVKEVIDAARKVTNHPIPASVKQRRLGDPAKLVAASFKAKEELGWVPKFPDIEEIVASAWDWHQKNSRGYGGE
- a CDS encoding alpha-galactosidase is translated as MSIFINEESKEFHLQTRETSYIFTLLKNKQLGQLYYGKKVKHRNSFSHLLQLPNEPLGNATFLDKGDNFFSLEAIKQEYPSYGTTDFREPAFHLLQENGSRVSNFKFHSYFISQGKPKLKDLPATYVEKNQEADTLTIVLKDTQLNVTLYLAYTVFHDENVITRNAKLVNNGDETIKIERFLSAVIDLPDANYDLLHLDGAWIRERHVTERALSRGVQYIDSKRGTSSSQHNPFIALKRKSTTEHSGEVYGFSLVYSGNFLAGVEVDHYDTSRVFMGINPFDFSWNLEPKETFQAPEIIMVYSAKGLNGMSQTFHQLFAKRLVRGKWRDQPRPILINNWEATYFDFNEEKLLQIATASKELGIELFVLDDGWFQGRNDDTTALGDWIVDKTKIPSGLANLSKKINETGIQFGLWVEPEMVSEKSQLFEKHPDWVLRVADRPHSHGRNQYILDLTRKDVRRYLTRCLKKLFSSAEISYVKWDMNRNMTEIGSMKLPANRQGEVAHRYVLGLYEILEDLTSSFPEILFESCASGGNRFDPGMLYYMPQTWASDNTDAIERLKIQYGTSIIYPLATIGAHVSSSPNHQTGRNVPIETKFNVSMFGAFGYELDPTKLTNEEKIIIKKQVSFIKRNREDIFNGTFYRLLSPFTGNDTAWIVVAKNKQRAIFAFIRTLAKPNPGFERVLLKGLDPDFEYTVKGLNHKCYGDELMHIGLLLPPFYNGTIKLENSNFVGDFQSIVFELETNV
- a CDS encoding galactokinase, which encodes MNHLQSLFTEIFNKSEKELRRFFAPGRVNLIGEHIDYNGGYVLPCALDIGTYAVVSERVDNQINVYSNNFPEKGVVSFTLDELSFKAEHDWANYPKGVMKDFFDKGVMTSGLDIFFEGNIPNGAGLSSSASIELVTAVLLNEVFQANEEMIDLVKLSQKVENEFIGVKCGIMDQFAVGMGKDQHAILLHCDTLDYKYLQLDLKDSSIVIANTNKKRGLADSAYNERRTTCEIALAKIKEKVSSAIVTLANLTVEEFEQSKAFLTETEQKRVLHVVSENIRTKQAALSLQNGNLNEFGLLMKQSHESLRDLYEVTGIELDTLVEAAWKHKGTIGARMTGAGFGGCTVNIVKNAEIRDFIEKVGNEYNEKIGYMPSFYTATIGEGAKELTESEVI